The Amycolatopsis nigrescens CSC17Ta-90 genomic interval TCCTCGGCCTCGATCGCACCGACATTCGGATCTCCCTCGGCAGTCAGCGCGTACACGCCGTCCGCGAGTTCGACAAAGGTCTCTTCTTTCGCAGCGGTGTCGCCGCTGGAGGCGAAGGTGTCGGTCACACCCTCACTGTGCCACCGATGTGACCTTGGTCGCATGCTCCATTCAGCGCACGATTTCCCCTGCCGGACGCAGCGCGGCCGGCGCGCCGGCCGGCACCGCGGGCCGCCGGGGCGCGACCGGGGCCACCCGCCGGTACGGCTCGCGCTGCTCCGGCCGCGGGTCCGCCTCGCCCTTGTTGGGCCAGCACGAGAACGCCCGCTCGGCCTGCGCGGTAATGGTCAGCGACGGGTTCACGCCGAGGTTCGCGGTGATCGCCGTACCGTCCACAATGGAGAGACGGGGGTAGTTGAAGACCCGGTGGTACGGGTCGATCACTCCCTGTTCGGCATCCGTGCCGATCGGCGCACCGCCGATGAAGTGCGCGGTCAGCGGGATGTCGAAGATCTCGCCCCAGGTCCCGCCGGCGATCCCGCCGATGTGCTCGGCGGTGCGCTGGTTGGCGTCGTACCCGGCCTTGATGAAGCTCGGGTTCGGCTCGCCGTGGCCCTGTTTCGAGGTGTACCTGCGGCGGCCGAACAACCCGCGCTTGGTGTAGGTGGTGATGGAGTTGTCCAGGCTCTGCATCACCAGCAGGATCACCGTGCGCTCGCTCCACCGGTAGCCGTTGAGCAGCTTGGCCGTCTGCACCGGGTGGCTGCGGATGAAGCGCAGCACCTGCCGCCAGCGCGGCACCCCGGACGCGCCGTCGGTGGCGACGGTCTGCAGCAGACTCATCGCGTTGCTGCCCTTGCCGTAGCGCACCGGCTCGATGTGGGTGATCTCGTCCGGATGGATCGAGGACGTGATCGCGACGCCGTGGCTGAAGTTCCGCGCCGGGTCCACCTTGGTGCGGCCGGAGCCGATGATCGCCTCGGAGTTGGTCCTGGTCAGCTCGCCGAGCTTGGCCGAGAGCCGGGGCAACGAGCCGGTGTCGCGCATCCGGTGCAGCAGGTTCTGGGTGCCCCAGGTACCGGCGGCGAGCACCACTCGGCCCGCGGTGATCGTGTGCCGGAACTTCCGCGACGCGGTGCCCGTCTTGCGCAGGTCCACCTCGAACGAGCCGTCGCCCCGCTCGCGCAGCGCGGTGACCGTGGTCAGCGGGATGACCTTCGCGCCGCCCTGCTCCGCGAGGTAGAGGTAGTTCTTGACCAGCGTGTTCTTGGCGCCGACGCGACAGCCGGTCATGCACGAGCCGCACTCCGTGCAGCCGGTGCGCGCGGGCCCGGCACCGCCGAAGTACGGGTCCGCCGCGCGCTTGCCCGGGTCGCCGAAGTACACCCCGACCGGGGTCGGGTGGAAGGACTCCGGCACGCCGAGGTCCACCGCGACCTTCTGCATCACCTCGTCGGACGGGGTGACGGTCGGGTTGGTCACCACGCCCAGCATCCGGCTGGCCTGGTCGTAGTGCGGCGCCAGCTCGGACTCCCAGTCGGTGATGTGCGACCACTGCCGGTCGGTGTAGAACGGCTTGAGCGGGCGGTAAAGCGTGTTCGCGTACACCAGCGAGCCGCCGCCAACGCCCGCGCCGGCCAGCACCATGACGTCCTTGAGCAGGTGGACGCGCTGGATGCCGAAGAAGCCGAGCTGCGGGGCCCACAGGTAGCGGCGCAGGTCCCAGGAGGTCTTGGCGAACTCGTCGTCGGCGAACCGGCGACCGGCCTCGACCACGGCCACCCGGTAGCCCTTCTCGGTCAGCCGGAGCGCGGCGACACTGCCGCCGAACCCGGAGCCGACCACGACCACGTCGTAGTCGGGCGCCTCTTCTTCGGCGGAACCAGCGGCCTCGGTGGTGGTGTTACGCGCAGTCACACATAAAGCGTAACCCCCGCCTCACCCGCTGACCAGAGCTAAGTTACCCGCCAGTTAGCCCGATTTACCCCTTTTACCCCACTTACCTTTCCCGCCAAAAGCGCGTTTAGCCCGCTAAACGCGCTTCGCGGTCAGCCGCGGACGGTGAGGCCGACCCGCTGGAATTCCTTCAGATCCGAGTAGCCGGTCTTCGCCATCGCGCGCCGCAGCGCACCAAACAGGTTCACCGCACCCTCCGCATCGGACGACGGCCCGAACAGCAGCGTCTTGAGGTCCACCTCGTAGTCCGGTCCGGCCGCCACCCGCGAACGCGGCAACGACGGGTGCGCGGCGGCCGCGGTCCAGTACAGCCCCTGGCCCGGCGCCTCAGCGGCAGCGGCCAGCGGCGCGCCGAGCATCACCGCGTCCGCCCCGCAAGCGATCGCCTTCGCGATGTCGCCGGAAGAGCTCATCCCGCCGTCCGCGAGCACGTGCACATATCGGCCGCCGGTCTCGTCCAGGTAGTCCCGCCGGGCGGCGGCCGCGTCGATGATCGCGGTGGCCATCGGCACGCCGATGCCGAGCACCCGGTCGGTGCTGGTCACCCCGGGCGCATAACCGTGCCCGACGATCACGCCGGCCGCGCCGGTCCGCATCAGGTGCATCGCGGTCCGGTAGTCCCCGACCCCGCCCGCGATCACCGGCACGTCCAGCCTGCCGATGAAGTCCTTCAGGTCGAGCGGCTCGCCCTCCCTGGCCACGTGCTCGGCCGAAATGATCGTGCCCTGCACCACCAGGATCTCCACCCCGGCCGCGATCAAGTCGGGGGTCAGCTCGGCGGCGTGCTGCGGGCTGACCCGCGCGGCCACCGTCACCCCGGACTCGCGCACGGTGCGGATCGCCTCGCTGATCAGGTCCAGCCTGATCGGCGCCGAATGCAGCTCCTGCAGCACGCGCACCAGCGCGGCCGGGTCGTCCGCGTTCTCCTCGGCCGTCCTGATCAGCCGGAACATCGCCTCTTCGACGTTCGGCTGGCGCGCCCACAAGCCCTCGGCGTTGAGCACACCCAACCCGCCCAGCTCACCGACCGCCACCGCGGTACCCGGCGACACGATCGCGTCGGTCGGGTGCGTCACTAGCGGCAGGTCGAACTGGTAGGCGTCGATCTTCCAGCCGGTGGAGACCACCGAGGACGAGCGAGTCCGCCGCGAGGGCACGATCTCGACGTCGTCGAGGTCATAGGCTCGCCTGGCGGTACGCCCCATGCCGATCTCGACCAGATCCCGCACGTGAAGTCCCCTCTCGAGTGCAAGTGTGCCCGCACATTGTCGCTACTCGATGTGGGTGACCCGCGCAGGGGTCGCCCGCACACCGCGTTTAGCCCGCTAAACGCGCTCCGGGCAGGGAAGGGCGCCGTGGTGCAGTTAGCGGGCTAAACGCGCTCAGCGGGTGGTGTAGTTGGGCGATTCGACGGTCATCGTGATGTCGTGCGGGTGGCTCTCCTTGAGCCCGGCGGCGGTGATCCGGACCAGCTGGGCGTGCTGCAGCTCGGCGATGGTCTGCGCGCCGGTGTAGCCCATGCCCGAACGAAGACCGCCGACGAGCTGGTGCACCACGTTGACCAGCGGACCGCGGAACGGGATCCGCCCCTCGATGCCCTCCGGCACCAGCTTGTCCTCGGACAGCACGTCGTCCTGCGCGTAACGGTCCTTGGAGTACGACTTCGCCTGGCCACGGGACTGCATGGCGCCGAGCGAGCCCATCCCGCGGTAGGTCTTGAACTGCTTGCCGTTGACCAGGATCAGGTCACCCGGCGCCTCCGCGGTACCGGCCAGCAGGCTGCCCAGCATCACCGCGCTGGCACCCGCGGCCAGCGCCTTGGCGATGTCGCCGGAGTACTGGATGCCGCCGTCGCCGATCACCGGCACCCCGGCCGGCCGGCACGCCTGATCCGCCTCGTAGATCGCGGAGATCTGGGGCACGCCCACCCCGGCGACCACCCGCGTGGTGCAGATCGAGCCGGGGCCGACGCCCACCTTGACCCCGTCCGCGCCCGCGTCCACCAGCGCCTGCGCGCCGGCCCTGGTCGCCACGTTCCCGCCGACCACGTCGACCGTGTCGCCCAGTTCCTTCTTCAGCGTGGTCACGGTATCCACCACGGCGCGGGAGTGCCCGTGCGCGGTGTCCACCATCAGCACGTCCACCCCGGCGTCCGCGAGCGCCATCGCCCGCTGGTGGCCGTCCGCGCCGACGCCCACCGCGGCGCCGACCAGCAGCCTGCCGTCGGTGTCCTTGGTGGCGTTCGGGTACTGCTCTGTCTTGACGAAGTCCTTGACGGTGATCAGGCCGCGCAGCTTGCCGGCGCCGTCCACGATCGGCAGCTTCTCGATCTTGTGCCGGCGCAGCAGCCCGAGCGCGGCGTCCGCGGTCACCCCGACCTGGGCGGTGATCAGCGGCGCCTTGGTCATCACCTCGCTGACCGGACGGCTGTGATCCACCTCGAACCGCATGTCCCGGTTGGTGATGATGCCCACCAGGGTGCCCGCCGCGTCGGTCACCGGCACCCCGGAGATCCGGAACCGCGCGCACAGGGAGTCCACTTCGGACAGAGTCGCGTCCGGCGCGCAGGTCACCGGGTCGGTGACCATGCCGGCTTCGGAACGCTTGACCACCTCCACCGCGGCCGCCTGCTCCTCGATCGGCAGGTTGCGCTGGAGCACGCCCATCCCGCCCTGGCGCGCCATCGCGATCGCCATCCTGGCCTCGGTGACGGTGTCCATCGCCGCGGAGACCAGCGGAATCCGCAGGGTCACGTTGCGGGACAGCCTGGTGCTGGTGTCCACGGAACTGGGCACCACGTCCGACTCGGCCGGAAGCAGCAAGACGTCGTCGAAGGTCAATCCGAGCATCGCGAACTTGCTGGGAACGTCAGCGGGGTTCTCGCTGGTCATGGCTGGCGGCTGGCCTTCCTTGCCGGAGGTGAGCGGGAGCGGAGAGCGACATGCGGCCCTGTTGGCGATGGTAGCCCGAGACCGCTCGCGGGCCGCCCGGTACCGTGTCTCTCCGTGCCGCACGACGTGTTGCCCCCAGACCCGTTCGCGGACGACCCGGACGACCCGGCCAGGGAGATCACCGCGCTGGACGATCACCTGGACGAGCCGATCGGCGCCGACGAACGCACCGAACTGCTCGCTGACCTCTCGGACCTGGCCGTCTACCAAGCGCTGCTACAACCCCGCGGCGTGCGCGGGATCGTGGTCGACTGCGGCGAGTGTGACCAGCCGCACTACCACGACTGGCACCTGCTGCGGGCCAGCCTCGAGCAGCTGCTCGCCGATGGCCGGATGCGGCCGCACGAGCCTGCCTTCGATCCCAACCCCACCGACTACGTGAGCTGGGACTACTGCCGTGGCTTCGCCGACGGGGTGACCGCCACCGAGAGCGCCTACTGACCTGATTCCGAACTGAACGACGCGAAGGGCCCCGACCGGATCCGGTCGGGGCCCTTCGCGTTGAGTCGTCCGTCAGGTGCCCGGCGCCTGCGGCTGGTTGCCGCCCGGCGGCGGGGCGTTCGAGGAGTCGTCCCGCGGCCCGCTGCCACCCGGCTCGCTGCCGGTGCCGGCCGGCGTGCTGGTGGTGGTGGACGAAGGCGGCGTGGTGGTCTCCGGCGGCACACTGTCCGACGTGACCGGCGGGATCACCGTCGGCGCGGTGTCCGTCGGGTTCGGCGCCGGCACCTGCGGCTGGGTGACCTGCGGGCTGCTCGGCGGCGGGGTCTGGGAATTGTTCGGCGGGAGCTGGCTCTGCGGCGGCGCCGGGTACTGCAACATCGCCAGCAGCTGCTGGTGC includes:
- a CDS encoding DUF5319 domain-containing protein, with the translated sequence MPHDVLPPDPFADDPDDPAREITALDDHLDEPIGADERTELLADLSDLAVYQALLQPRGVRGIVVDCGECDQPHYHDWHLLRASLEQLLADGRMRPHEPAFDPNPTDYVSWDYCRGFADGVTATESAY
- a CDS encoding GuaB3 family IMP dehydrogenase-related protein, whose translation is MRDLVEIGMGRTARRAYDLDDVEIVPSRRTRSSSVVSTGWKIDAYQFDLPLVTHPTDAIVSPGTAVAVGELGGLGVLNAEGLWARQPNVEEAMFRLIRTAEENADDPAALVRVLQELHSAPIRLDLISEAIRTVRESGVTVAARVSPQHAAELTPDLIAAGVEILVVQGTIISAEHVAREGEPLDLKDFIGRLDVPVIAGGVGDYRTAMHLMRTGAAGVIVGHGYAPGVTSTDRVLGIGVPMATAIIDAAAARRDYLDETGGRYVHVLADGGMSSSGDIAKAIACGADAVMLGAPLAAAAEAPGQGLYWTAAAAHPSLPRSRVAAGPDYEVDLKTLLFGPSSDAEGAVNLFGALRRAMAKTGYSDLKEFQRVGLTVRG
- a CDS encoding GMC family oxidoreductase, producing MTARNTTTEAAGSAEEEAPDYDVVVVGSGFGGSVAALRLTEKGYRVAVVEAGRRFADDEFAKTSWDLRRYLWAPQLGFFGIQRVHLLKDVMVLAGAGVGGGSLVYANTLYRPLKPFYTDRQWSHITDWESELAPHYDQASRMLGVVTNPTVTPSDEVMQKVAVDLGVPESFHPTPVGVYFGDPGKRAADPYFGGAGPARTGCTECGSCMTGCRVGAKNTLVKNYLYLAEQGGAKVIPLTTVTALRERGDGSFEVDLRKTGTASRKFRHTITAGRVVLAAGTWGTQNLLHRMRDTGSLPRLSAKLGELTRTNSEAIIGSGRTKVDPARNFSHGVAITSSIHPDEITHIEPVRYGKGSNAMSLLQTVATDGASGVPRWRQVLRFIRSHPVQTAKLLNGYRWSERTVILLVMQSLDNSITTYTKRGLFGRRRYTSKQGHGEPNPSFIKAGYDANQRTAEHIGGIAGGTWGEIFDIPLTAHFIGGAPIGTDAEQGVIDPYHRVFNYPRLSIVDGTAITANLGVNPSLTITAQAERAFSCWPNKGEADPRPEQREPYRRVAPVAPRRPAVPAGAPAALRPAGEIVR
- the guaB gene encoding IMP dehydrogenase, coding for MTSENPADVPSKFAMLGLTFDDVLLLPAESDVVPSSVDTSTRLSRNVTLRIPLVSAAMDTVTEARMAIAMARQGGMGVLQRNLPIEEQAAAVEVVKRSEAGMVTDPVTCAPDATLSEVDSLCARFRISGVPVTDAAGTLVGIITNRDMRFEVDHSRPVSEVMTKAPLITAQVGVTADAALGLLRRHKIEKLPIVDGAGKLRGLITVKDFVKTEQYPNATKDTDGRLLVGAAVGVGADGHQRAMALADAGVDVLMVDTAHGHSRAVVDTVTTLKKELGDTVDVVGGNVATRAGAQALVDAGADGVKVGVGPGSICTTRVVAGVGVPQISAIYEADQACRPAGVPVIGDGGIQYSGDIAKALAAGASAVMLGSLLAGTAEAPGDLILVNGKQFKTYRGMGSLGAMQSRGQAKSYSKDRYAQDDVLSEDKLVPEGIEGRIPFRGPLVNVVHQLVGGLRSGMGYTGAQTIAELQHAQLVRITAAGLKESHPHDITMTVESPNYTTR